Genomic window (Pseudopipra pipra isolate bDixPip1 chromosome 7, bDixPip1.hap1, whole genome shotgun sequence):
ATGGAAATTCATTATGGCCTGATCTTGCTCTCTCTTCTATACTTTAGTAACTTTATACTTTGGAAAAGGTCTCCCCAGGCGCATGGAGACCGTGTGCACAGAGGGGGTTAAACCCATGCAGATCTTTCCATTCTCAAGCTGTGCTCTTGTTGCCAAACAACAACATTTCAATTGTGATTGGTACAAACAGTTGGGTTTCAATGGCAATCTGTCCTGTAGGTTTAAGCCCAGCTTTTACTGATGCAACTTGCTGGGTGGTTGCTGGCTTTGTTATTtacagggagagaaagaaaggaaacaaaacagatcggtggacttttttttcttgtccagTCTGTGGGTCAAGGACTTGCTCTGGAGTGTGTTTCTCCATTTGTTTTCCCCACAGTGAAATTAATATATtaggaataaaaatgaaatctgcAAATCCAAATCAACGCACGGCACCTGCATCTCCACTTATCACTTTCTGAAAAAGTAGGGAAGGTCATATGCATCCTGTTGATGTGAAAGGCTTCTGTGCTCTCCAGCAAAATCTGCTGACACTTGCACCCCTAAATTAAAGCACAGTTGATGACttagaaacaaaaggaaatcaCCGGTTCAGCAAATTAGCAAATGTCAAAtgtcaaaaggagaaaaactggTCAAGGCTCAGATCCTGATGTAGCTGAAGGAGTTGGGGCAGTTCCATTGAATTCAATGGAGCTAAGAGGATTAATGCTGGCCAAGGATCTGGCTCCCATCACTTTCCCAGCTGCAAGTCTTAGTTTAGGCTGTTTCCAAGAGGTTAATACTGTGATAATAGAATGAGAAAGTATTTACATaattatatatctatatataccTATATTTAAAGAACATGTTTTTACTAGTACTTTTGTCATTTTAATATCCATCATTTTAAACCGAAATTATTTCAGAAGAGCAGCAGAACCTCTTGAGTAAACTACAGACTCTCACCCACTCCTAGGCCACTTACTGTCCTAAAAGCAAGTTTAAATGTTATTCCTAAATGCTCTCTCTTAAAAGTTAGGTCTCTTAGAAGCCAGTGAGACAACACATAGGCATGGAGTAACAGAATACAAACAATCCTAAAAAAGGTGCTTCATAAgttaaggaaaataataatacaaaGCCTCAGACTCACCACAGAAGGCCCTCAGACTTATGAAACTAAACTGCTGTAATGTGGTACAGTGTTAAGAcatacatttccttttttttttcttttttttataatttatttacattctaGAGGGGCAATACACACTGAACCCAGGAAAACAGCTCTCCCTTGAAAGTAACTTTGATTCATGCTCCTAACTCCCTAacagttttgctttaaaaataattgttcatTCCGCAGAATAAAGTTCCCCCCCTCTTCTCCAGCCACCAAGACCCCGCACAGTAACTACACCTTAGAAAAACACTCTcctctgaaatgtttctacCTATTCCTCTGAAATTGTAAATGAGTGGCATCTTGTTGGGACTTGAAAGCACCTAGAAGGGTTGAGTGATATCCCAAAATAGGACATGGTGTACAACTGACTGAGACAGACACGGACTGCCTTCCAATTCCCACAGAAAGCGACGCAGGTCACTCCCCAGAAAGTGATGGCAACAACAAACCCCTCTTttatcccttcccttccttctttctaTTCTTAAGCTGGGCAGAGCAAATGAGGTTGGGTCCACAAAAAATAaggttaataataataattaaacaacagcaacaacaacaacagcaacaacaacaaaataggCGTTTCAATGTCCGAGGAAAAGTGGGATTGTAAGTGCAGTATTTCTTCATGTGCAGTTCTTCTACTTCACACGAGTCCCCTTTGGATGAGAAGGCCTAGCGGAATGTGTGCTCCCCTCGGACTATGTGCGACGAGAACTCATAGCGGTCCTGGCTCCGGTAGCCACAGATGTTGCACTCTAGAGGGTCCCGGTAGCCGTGGCAGCCCATGTGGATGGTGTACATGACATGGTCCAGGAAAAGGACCCGACAGTGCTCGCACTTGAAAGCCCTAATCTGCTCCCCTTCTCCGTTGATCACCTTGTAGATATCCTTTAAAGAGCCCTTAGAAGCTTTTGTGACATCCAAAGCCTTGGTGTCCTCCTTCATATAAGCCGGGCTTGGCTTTCTCTTGGGATTTAAGGCAGAGTTTCCTTGGTAGGACTGGCGGTCATCGTGGCTGCTCTCTGAGTCAGTAGAATCCAGGCAGCTATTGCTGGGGGAGCCCTCTCTATCCTGGGTTCGACTCTTTGGTCTGATGAGGGAGATCGGGCCATCCATGTTGTTGTCGTGACTGTCGGCTGTTTCCCTGCTGATGGGCCTTTCTATCCTGTTGGGATGATAGACCTGAGCGTAAGCTGAGCTGATGACCGGCGCCACCTCTGCAATTGTGCTTGGTGTGTGCTGCATCAGGGGGTGAAGTGCCTCAGCTCCAAGGTAGGTGATTGCATTGTTGATGGCTTGGTCCATCATGTGAGACTGCATCAGCTCAGCCTCCTTCTCATAGGTTAGGTTCATATCAAAGGGGATGTCTGGATAGCCAAATCTCATGAGCTTTTCACCTACGAGATAAGAGAAATGCATGAGGAAAATCAATGTAATCCCTCCAACACATCACTTAAAAGGGGTAGAGAGGGACAGAAAACCCCTGACCTGGGGTGAAATTATTCC
Coding sequences:
- the IKZF2 gene encoding zinc finger protein Helios isoform X6 yields the protein MEAEAADGYITCDNDYSPEREHCGMAIDLTSSTPNGQHASPCHMASTNSVKLEMQSDDEYDRKPLSHEDEIRAHDEGSSLEEPFIDNNEMVDNRKLQELSSEGGIRLPNVGKPHKCNYCGRSYKQRSSLEEHKERCHNYLQNVSMEAAGQVMSHHGGCKPSAEGTWTWSISLPPMEDCKEQEPVMDNNISVVPFERPAVIEKLTSNMGKRKSSTPQKFVGEKLMRFGYPDIPFDMNLTYEKEAELMQSHMMDQAINNAITYLGAEALHPLMQHTPSTIAEVAPVISSAYAQVYHPNRIERPISRETADSHDNNMDGPISLIRPKSRTQDREGSPSNSCLDSTDSESSHDDRQSYQGNSALNPKRKPSPAYMKEDTKALDVTKASKGSLKDIYKVINGEGEQIRAFKCEHCRVLFLDHVMYTIHMGCHGYRDPLECNICGYRSQDRYEFSSHIVRGEHTFR